The Candidatus Neomarinimicrobiota bacterium genome includes a window with the following:
- the hemA gene encoding glutamyl-tRNA reductase gives MKAFEIYVLGLNHKSASVDQRECAAVSPDRMSSILHAIKATGHFSEVVGLSTCNRTEWYIVGPSNPHYLMCLRTLLNISGNIEIWSNPEITYVKKKADAVKHLFRVASGLDSQVLGEPQILGQVKDAFRMASDMETTGTILNTLFHSAFHVGKRVRNETELGAGAVSVSSAVVELSNKIFSDLSKRTALLIGAGETGELTARHIKSRDIKTLYITNRTFEKAEKVAEELGGYALPFDSYGEKIGEVDIVISATNSPDFTVSAEMVKKVMSKRNHRPLFLIDIAVPRDIDPALNKLDNVFLNDIDDLNTIVNKNLDLRKEEIPVAEKIVDEEVASFTDWIKTLDVKPVIASLHKKFEQLRQEELEKARKYFDEDEWEDLDKLTSILMKKFLHTPMMQLREAAQNGNGELKRIEAAYELFDLKETMHE, from the coding sequence ATGAAAGCGTTTGAAATATACGTTCTCGGCCTGAATCATAAATCCGCCTCGGTGGATCAGCGGGAATGTGCTGCGGTGTCGCCTGACAGGATGTCTTCCATTCTGCATGCCATAAAAGCGACCGGGCATTTTTCAGAGGTGGTGGGACTGTCCACGTGTAATCGGACTGAGTGGTATATCGTTGGGCCATCTAACCCGCACTACCTGATGTGCCTGCGGACACTACTGAATATCTCCGGGAATATCGAGATCTGGTCGAACCCGGAAATTACATATGTGAAGAAAAAAGCCGATGCGGTCAAACATCTTTTCAGAGTTGCATCCGGTTTGGATTCCCAGGTACTGGGGGAGCCGCAAATCCTTGGACAAGTGAAAGACGCATTTCGGATGGCCTCGGATATGGAAACCACCGGTACCATTTTAAATACACTGTTTCACTCGGCCTTTCATGTCGGTAAGCGCGTAAGAAATGAGACAGAGCTCGGCGCTGGGGCAGTCTCCGTGAGTTCGGCGGTGGTGGAACTGTCAAACAAGATTTTCAGCGACCTGTCAAAACGTACGGCGTTACTGATTGGGGCCGGGGAAACCGGTGAATTAACGGCCAGGCATATTAAATCCCGGGATATCAAAACGCTCTACATTACCAATCGTACATTTGAGAAAGCGGAAAAAGTCGCCGAAGAACTTGGTGGATACGCGCTGCCGTTTGATTCCTATGGCGAGAAGATCGGCGAGGTGGATATCGTCATTTCTGCCACCAATTCGCCGGACTTTACGGTTTCCGCAGAGATGGTGAAGAAGGTAATGTCCAAACGAAACCACAGACCGCTATTTCTCATAGATATTGCAGTTCCCAGAGATATCGATCCCGCATTGAACAAGCTGGATAACGTGTTTCTCAACGATATCGACGACCTGAATACCATCGTGAATAAAAATCTGGATCTACGGAAAGAGGAAATTCCAGTCGCAGAGAAAATCGTGGATGAGGAAGTTGCCTCGTTTACGGACTGGATAAAAACCCTGGATGTAAAGCCGGTGATCGCCTCTCTGCACAAAAAGTTCGAACAGCTCCGGCAGGAGGAGCTGGAAAAGGCGCGCAAATATTTTGATGAGGACGAGTGGGAGGATCTGGACAAGCTGACTTCAATCCTGATGAAAAAATTTCTGCATACTCCGATGATGCAACTCCGGGAAGCAGCACAGAACGGCAACGGTGAATTGAAACGAATTGAAGCGGCTTACGAACTCTTCGACCTGAAGGAAACAATGCATGAGTAA
- a CDS encoding SDR family oxidoreductase, which produces MENKRILVTGATSGIGRETVRGLAKKGAQIIVMSRNEQKCRETVDELNDTTGRSDADYFVADLSIMDDIRSAAEKFQEKYDRLDVLLNNAGAIFTSRQETPDGYEKTLALNHLNYFLLTNLLLDTLRDSAPSRIVNVASGAHYGNDIDFDDLQREQSYSGYKVYGESKLMNILFTYELDRRLDTDDVTANALHPGFVASNFGHNNSLPVRILMSLTQLFARSEKKGAETSIYLASSPDVEGVSGKYFSDKKPKESSPQSYDEKTARRLWEVSEELVGLEMTI; this is translated from the coding sequence ATGGAAAACAAACGCATACTGGTCACAGGCGCCACCTCGGGAATCGGTCGAGAGACAGTTCGGGGACTGGCGAAGAAGGGCGCTCAGATAATCGTTATGAGCCGGAATGAACAGAAATGCCGGGAAACCGTCGACGAGTTGAACGATACTACCGGCCGCTCAGATGCGGATTATTTTGTCGCCGATCTCTCGATCATGGACGATATCCGCAGCGCCGCAGAAAAATTTCAGGAGAAATACGATCGCCTGGATGTTCTCCTCAATAACGCCGGGGCCATATTTACCTCACGACAGGAGACACCGGACGGATACGAAAAAACCCTGGCGCTGAACCATCTGAACTACTTCCTGCTCACCAACCTGCTGCTGGATACGCTCCGGGACAGCGCTCCCAGCCGGATTGTCAATGTCGCCTCCGGTGCGCATTACGGCAACGACATCGACTTTGACGATCTCCAGCGCGAACAATCCTACAGCGGATACAAAGTCTATGGCGAGTCCAAACTGATGAATATCCTGTTCACCTACGAACTGGATCGCCGGCTGGACACCGACGACGTGACGGCCAACGCGCTGCACCCGGGATTCGTCGCATCCAATTTCGGACACAATAACAGCCTCCCGGTACGAATACTGATGTCCCTGACGCAACTCTTCGCCCGCAGCGAGAAAAAGGGCGCCGAAACCAGCATCTATCTCGCCTCCTCTCCTGATGTGGAAGGTGTCTCCGGAAAGTACTTCTCTGATAAAAAACCGAAGGAGTCCTCGCCTCAATCCTACGATGAAAAAACCGCACGGCGACTGTGGGAGGTAAGCGAGGAGCTTGTCGGGCTGGAGATGACGATTTAA
- the hemC gene encoding hydroxymethylbilane synthase: MSNNNTLIIGSRGSDLALWQSNWVKSQLEEHHPELSIEIQIVQTEGDKILDTALSKIGGKGLFTKALEDRLLDGTVDLAVHSLKDLPTVLPEGLTISAISEREDPGDVLVSKGGTLLADLPEGAHIATGSLRRQSQLLNYRSDFIIHDIRGNVPTRIQKLKDSDWHGMVLAKAGLVRLEMEDEATETISQDIMLPAVGQGALGIETRSDDFQIKAIVAPINDADTEAGTRAERGFLRKLEGGCQVPIGAYGEVIGGEVNLQGYVGALDGSKSVRGEISGSPDDATSLGIQLANQLLKDGAEEILLEVREALEPNE; this comes from the coding sequence ATGAGTAATAATAATACATTAATCATCGGCAGCCGGGGCAGCGATCTGGCGCTCTGGCAGTCGAATTGGGTGAAAAGCCAGTTGGAAGAGCATCACCCGGAACTTTCCATAGAAATCCAGATTGTTCAGACCGAGGGAGATAAAATCCTTGATACGGCGCTTTCAAAAATCGGCGGCAAGGGACTGTTCACCAAAGCGCTGGAAGATCGTCTGCTGGACGGCACTGTCGATCTCGCCGTCCACAGTTTAAAAGATTTACCAACGGTTTTACCGGAGGGACTCACAATTTCTGCCATCTCCGAACGCGAAGATCCCGGCGATGTACTTGTTTCCAAAGGCGGTACTCTGCTGGCGGATTTACCGGAAGGCGCTCACATCGCCACCGGAAGTTTGCGCCGGCAATCACAACTTCTGAATTACCGCTCGGATTTCATTATTCATGACATCCGCGGTAACGTGCCAACGCGTATCCAGAAACTGAAAGACTCAGACTGGCACGGGATGGTGCTGGCAAAAGCCGGTTTGGTCCGTTTGGAGATGGAAGACGAAGCCACCGAGACCATCAGCCAGGATATTATGTTGCCGGCGGTGGGACAGGGTGCGCTGGGTATTGAAACCCGTTCCGACGATTTCCAGATTAAAGCGATAGTTGCGCCAATTAATGACGCGGATACCGAAGCCGGTACCCGCGCGGAACGGGGATTTTTACGGAAGCTGGAAGGCGGCTGCCAGGTGCCCATCGGTGCATACGGCGAAGTGATTGGCGGTGAGGTGAACCTGCAAGGCTACGTAGGCGCACTTGACGGCAGCAAGTCTGTGCGCGGTGAAATTTCCGGGTCGCCGGACGATGCCACATCGCTGGGTATCCAACTGGCCAACCAGCTGCTGAAGGACGGAGCCGAAGAAATCTTGCTGGAAGTCCGCGAGGCGCTGGAACCGAATGAATAA
- a CDS encoding aldo/keto reductase — protein sequence MTKLNRREFLRKTLGGVGTLALGAAGTDILAEQKTLYADDRIILGPSDVEVSRLAIGTGTSGFGGSSEQTRDLGISGLADLLRHGYENGITFWDSADAYGSHPHLNEALDYVPREEVQILTKTHASSAREMKADLDRFRKELGTDYIDILLLHMMRDEDWDQQKQGAMEVIAKAKQDGIVSTHGVSCHTLRALKTAARSDWVEVDLARINPFGIRMDADTETVASVLEEMKRNGKGVIGMKLLGDGRLVHRIDESLRYSLTHDFVDCFTIGIEAKEELDDLIERIPKVTA from the coding sequence ATGACCAAACTAAATAGACGGGAATTTCTTCGAAAAACGCTGGGCGGCGTCGGCACCTTGGCACTTGGTGCTGCCGGAACTGATATCTTGGCGGAGCAGAAAACGCTCTACGCCGATGACCGGATTATACTCGGTCCCAGCGATGTGGAAGTGAGCCGGCTGGCTATCGGGACCGGCACCTCCGGATTTGGCGGGAGTTCGGAGCAGACCAGAGATCTCGGCATCAGCGGACTGGCTGACCTGCTGCGCCACGGCTACGAGAACGGGATTACCTTCTGGGATTCGGCGGACGCGTACGGTTCGCATCCGCACCTCAACGAGGCGCTGGATTACGTTCCCAGAGAAGAGGTGCAGATTTTGACCAAGACCCACGCTTCTTCAGCCAGAGAAATGAAAGCCGACCTGGATCGGTTTCGCAAGGAGCTCGGCACCGATTACATTGACATTCTCCTGCTGCATATGATGCGCGACGAGGATTGGGATCAGCAGAAGCAAGGTGCCATGGAAGTCATTGCAAAAGCCAAGCAGGACGGGATCGTCAGTACCCACGGCGTGTCGTGTCACACGCTCCGGGCGCTGAAGACGGCGGCGCGTTCCGACTGGGTAGAGGTGGATCTGGCGCGGATCAACCCGTTCGGCATCCGCATGGATGCGGATACCGAAACCGTCGCCTCCGTATTGGAAGAAATGAAGCGGAACGGCAAGGGTGTCATCGGCATGAAGCTCCTCGGCGACGGTCGGCTCGTTCATAGAATTGACGAATCTTTGCGCTACTCGCTGACTCACGATTTTGTGGATTGTTTCACCATCGGTATAGAGGCCAAAGAGGAACTCGACGACTTAATCGAGCGGATTCCGAAGGTGACGGCGTAA
- a CDS encoding T9SS type A sorting domain-containing protein translates to MKAMKSTQFIIIGARIPPPANKFYGDIDYSPWLDEDETNRYPLGFLKPTQPVSVEEPVTLPESGKRDADQALQDQFQQARALEYEKRTAEAVSAYTTVIAMNPNHTLAVHALHHLILLKNQAHLRAGGTAVSRSVRDSYPDATVAGWAMNYQLQQALNSGDYQTALALGQQIRTKFPRTLLARESLQQTWTLHHFFLQEPEKARDIIAQYEQQYGMDEELLFMKIEANLISKEEAEAIQVALMRGMAKPGTTPGRETPAQAAPATYSLSENYPNPFNPATTIRYGLPEQSSVTILIYDLSGRLVRELVNTDIDAGYHTVEFDGSTLPSGIYLYRMNVRSLESDKRFTKVGRMMLLK, encoded by the coding sequence ATGAAAGCAATGAAATCAACGCAGTTTATAATTATTGGGGCGCGGATCCCCCCGCCGGCGAACAAATTCTATGGCGACATCGACTACAGTCCCTGGCTCGACGAAGATGAAACCAATCGGTACCCGCTGGGATTTCTCAAACCGACACAGCCCGTCTCGGTTGAGGAACCGGTCACCCTGCCGGAAAGCGGGAAGAGAGATGCAGACCAAGCCCTTCAAGACCAGTTCCAGCAGGCCCGTGCGCTGGAATATGAGAAGCGCACCGCCGAAGCGGTGTCAGCGTATACGACCGTCATTGCCATGAATCCGAATCATACGTTGGCGGTCCATGCCCTGCATCATCTCATTCTGTTAAAAAATCAGGCGCATCTGAGGGCCGGCGGAACCGCAGTCAGTCGATCCGTCCGGGACAGCTACCCGGACGCCACGGTAGCAGGCTGGGCCATGAACTATCAGCTCCAGCAAGCCCTCAACAGTGGGGACTATCAGACTGCGCTGGCGCTTGGTCAGCAGATCCGAACCAAATTTCCACGAACCTTGTTGGCCCGGGAATCCTTGCAGCAAACCTGGACGCTTCACCACTTTTTCCTCCAAGAGCCTGAGAAAGCCAGGGACATCATTGCGCAGTATGAACAACAATACGGAATGGATGAAGAGTTGTTATTCATGAAAATCGAAGCCAACCTGATTAGCAAAGAAGAAGCCGAAGCAATCCAGGTGGCGTTGATGCGAGGGATGGCGAAGCCGGGAACGACTCCAGGACGGGAAACTCCCGCGCAGGCAGCGCCAGCCACCTATTCGCTCTCCGAGAACTACCCGAACCCATTCAATCCGGCCACCACAATCCGATACGGGCTTCCGGAACAGAGTAGTGTCACGATACTGATATATGACCTGTCCGGCCGGTTGGTACGGGAGTTAGTAAATACGGATATTGATGCCGGGTACCATACAGTTGAATTTGATGGTAGCACGCTACCATCGGGCATTTATTTGTACCGAATGAATGTGCGCAGTCTCGAGAGCGACAAGCGGTTTACAAAAGTCGGCCGCATGATGTTGCTGAAATAA
- a CDS encoding aminotransferase class I and II, which translates to MTISTKTDIHIPTVTAMRYHTPLRQGGSLPAVVECDDNNLYVMKFVGAGQGPKALIAELVAGEIARALELNVPELVFIELEPELAPSEPDPEIHDLLDASVGLNLGMRFLPEAFEYSALRKNRPDSEYASKIVWFDAYVFNMDRTPRNVNMLIWQDDLWLIDHGAALYFHHNWPGYEKYITSPFDRIQDHVLLPFAENIPAVDAGMREILTDSLLRSITAQIPDAWLANDTFFETPDEYRSAYSNFLIQRRDQSEIFVNEASDAR; encoded by the coding sequence ATGACAATTTCCACAAAAACGGACATCCATATCCCAACCGTCACCGCCATGCGGTACCATACGCCGTTGCGGCAGGGCGGTTCGCTGCCGGCGGTGGTGGAGTGCGACGACAATAATCTGTACGTCATGAAGTTCGTCGGTGCGGGACAGGGTCCCAAGGCGTTGATCGCGGAGCTGGTTGCAGGGGAGATCGCTCGTGCGCTGGAGTTGAATGTACCGGAGCTGGTTTTCATTGAGCTGGAGCCGGAACTGGCGCCATCCGAGCCGGATCCGGAAATTCACGATCTCCTGGACGCTAGCGTGGGACTCAATCTCGGGATGCGGTTTCTCCCGGAGGCGTTTGAGTACAGTGCGCTCAGAAAAAATCGACCGGATTCGGAATACGCCTCCAAAATCGTCTGGTTCGACGCGTACGTGTTTAATATGGATCGAACGCCGAGAAATGTAAACATGCTCATCTGGCAAGATGATCTCTGGTTGATTGACCACGGTGCCGCGCTGTATTTTCACCATAACTGGCCGGGATACGAGAAATATATCACATCGCCGTTTGACCGAATTCAGGATCATGTCCTTCTACCGTTTGCGGAAAACATACCGGCTGTTGACGCCGGGATGCGCGAAATCCTGACCGATTCACTCTTGCGCTCCATTACGGCACAGATACCGGACGCATGGCTTGCGAACGACACCTTTTTCGAAACGCCGGATGAATATCGCTCCGCCTATTCGAATTTTCTGATACAACGTCGGGACCAATCGGAAATTTTTGTGAATGAGGCCAGTGATGCCCGATAA
- the asnA gene encoding aspartate--ammonia ligase gives MTTESADDGRLHIPKDYTSALDLRATEEAIKFIKDTFQENIAEGLSLSRISAPIMVLQDTGINDHLSGTETPVTFDVPDIHQSAEIVQSLAKWKRLALADYGFEPGEGLYTDMNAIRPDETLDNLHSIYVDQWDWELVMHENERTVEFLQEIVREIYAEIVRTERRNHEAYPALKEPFLPDEITFIHTEELAQRFPNMSPKEREIAICKKHGAVFLRGIGADLEHSGQAHDNRAADYDDWTSVGEDGHPGLNGDILVWYPVLNRAFEISSMGIRVNPESLRTQLELKGELEKQNFYFHKRLLNGELPQTIGGGIGQSRLCMLMLRKAHVGEVHASIWPEEMRVTCEKHGMQLL, from the coding sequence ATGACCACGGAATCGGCGGACGACGGACGGCTGCATATTCCCAAAGATTACACATCTGCGCTAGATTTGCGGGCCACGGAAGAGGCCATCAAATTTATTAAAGATACGTTTCAGGAAAATATTGCTGAGGGACTGAGTCTCTCACGGATTTCCGCTCCGATTATGGTGCTGCAGGACACCGGAATCAATGATCATCTGAGCGGTACGGAAACACCGGTGACATTTGACGTTCCTGACATTCACCAGTCGGCAGAAATTGTACAATCATTGGCCAAGTGGAAGCGGCTGGCGCTGGCGGATTACGGATTTGAGCCGGGCGAGGGCCTCTATACGGATATGAACGCCATTCGTCCCGACGAGACACTGGATAACCTGCACTCCATCTACGTGGATCAGTGGGATTGGGAACTGGTGATGCACGAAAATGAGCGAACTGTGGAATTCCTGCAGGAGATCGTGCGGGAAATTTACGCTGAAATCGTCCGTACTGAGCGGAGAAATCACGAGGCGTATCCGGCTCTCAAAGAACCGTTTCTCCCGGACGAGATCACCTTTATTCACACCGAGGAACTCGCTCAGCGCTTTCCGAATATGTCACCGAAAGAACGGGAAATTGCCATATGTAAAAAGCATGGCGCGGTATTTCTCCGCGGAATCGGCGCCGATCTGGAACACAGCGGCCAGGCCCATGACAACCGGGCGGCGGATTACGACGACTGGACATCTGTTGGTGAGGACGGTCATCCCGGGCTGAACGGCGATATTCTGGTCTGGTATCCGGTGCTGAACCGGGCGTTTGAGATCTCTTCCATGGGTATTCGCGTCAATCCGGAATCACTGCGAACTCAACTGGAGTTAAAAGGCGAACTGGAGAAGCAGAATTTTTATTTCCACAAGCGGTTATTAAATGGCGAATTGCCGCAGACCATCGGCGGTGGCATTGGGCAGTCCCGGCTCTGTATGCTGATGCTGCGGAAGGCGCACGTGGGGGAAGTTCACGCCAGCATCTGGCCGGAGGAGATGCGAGTCACCTGTGAGAAGCACGGGATGCAACTGCTGTGA
- a CDS encoding ATP-dependent Clp protease proteolytic subunit, with protein sequence MHSIHSKDNDKDEKQSNVLMEKMLGTRSILLTGQVNKEMAERFARQLLILEANGDDPIKVFIDSQGGDADSGFAILDMIRFVEPEVYTIGMGLVASAGAIILLGAEADHRVGLPNSHYLIHQPLSGVQGVATEIEIFAEEIDKMRTKINKLISEETGQDLEKVKEDTDRDYWMSPDEAVEYGLISKVVTNRKDLGA encoded by the coding sequence ATGCACTCGATTCATTCCAAAGATAATGACAAGGACGAGAAGCAGTCTAATGTGCTGATGGAAAAGATGCTCGGCACCCGGAGTATTCTGCTGACTGGGCAGGTGAACAAAGAGATGGCCGAGCGGTTCGCGCGGCAGCTCCTAATTTTGGAGGCGAATGGCGATGACCCAATCAAAGTGTTTATCGATTCCCAGGGCGGCGACGCCGACTCCGGGTTTGCCATCCTGGATATGATCCGCTTCGTGGAGCCGGAAGTGTATACCATCGGCATGGGACTGGTCGCCTCCGCCGGCGCCATTATTCTGCTGGGCGCAGAGGCAGATCATCGAGTCGGTCTGCCCAACAGCCACTATCTGATCCACCAGCCGCTGAGCGGCGTGCAGGGCGTGGCCACCGAAATCGAGATCTTTGCCGAGGAGATCGACAAGATGCGGACGAAGATCAATAAACTCATCTCCGAGGAGACCGGCCAGGACCTGGAAAAAGTCAAAGAGGATACCGACCGGGATTACTGGATGAGCCCGGATGAAGCGGTGGAGTATGGGTTGATTTCCAAGGTCGTTACCAACCGGAAGGATTTGGGTGCGTAA
- a CDS encoding cytochrome c biogenesis protein — MINLLNILLPVFYLATAILYAIHFFADEVDVERYLTPLLIVTLLIHAADLTLRTVAYQHFPTASPAEVMTVIAFAMALIYLWIESILSVKTTGVFVIGLVAIFQVASSATIEFIPDINPILQSPLFSVHTGSAILGYSSIAISALYALLYLLLFYDIKGSRFSVFYNQLPSLEVLDAMNTKAATAGFTFLTITIFLGAVWTKIAFEQLIVFDWKIMLALITWAIFGFVIASKRWLGWSGKRIAYVSLTGFTTVVISMTVVNYFLTSFHKFY; from the coding sequence ATGATAAACCTGCTCAATATTCTGCTTCCCGTTTTTTATTTGGCGACCGCCATCCTGTATGCCATCCACTTTTTTGCTGATGAGGTTGATGTTGAACGGTATCTGACGCCTCTCCTGATTGTTACGCTTTTGATCCATGCAGCGGACCTCACCCTGCGGACGGTCGCATATCAGCATTTTCCGACGGCGTCCCCGGCAGAAGTGATGACCGTCATCGCCTTCGCTATGGCACTCATTTATCTCTGGATTGAATCAATCTTGTCCGTCAAAACGACCGGGGTTTTCGTAATAGGTCTCGTGGCAATTTTTCAGGTAGCATCTTCGGCAACAATCGAATTTATCCCGGATATTAATCCTATCCTACAGTCACCGCTGTTCAGTGTTCACACCGGTTCGGCCATTCTCGGATATTCCAGTATCGCGATTTCTGCGCTCTACGCACTGCTCTACCTTTTGCTTTTCTATGATATTAAGGGTAGCCGGTTTAGTGTGTTTTATAATCAACTCCCCTCCCTGGAAGTGTTGGATGCGATGAACACCAAGGCGGCGACGGCGGGGTTTACATTCCTGACCATCACCATCTTCCTGGGGGCTGTCTGGACGAAAATTGCGTTTGAGCAATTGATCGTGTTTGACTGGAAAATTATGCTCGCATTGATTACCTGGGCCATTTTCGGGTTCGTGATCGCCAGCAAGAGGTGGCTGGGCTGGAGCGGGAAGCGCATCGCCTATGTTTCACTGACGGGATTTACCACAGTGGTGATTTCGATGACGGTGGTAAACTACTTTTTAACCTCGTTTCACAAGTTCTATTAA
- a CDS encoding right-handed parallel beta-helix repeat-containing protein, with translation MGQTIEQGIGYGSGSFISPEIKNNISTNFPNEGFTIGAVSDDEGVDGSEANLDIELVVTYEYEGDQIISLTAKNDLDGEDGAHIGVGFYPNVSPQSKQSPYEFDAYVTQRIRLEAYDNNPDASGKLWFFNDTEHTQEKSEWRDESGGSEFLSSSASYTTAPLATADDGAVYTAYLRTTDYTTSGTMTGNETWWTPVTVTNNLTIGSGVTLTVKEGTTVQVSNDKKISVYGTLNADDATFTASTNEWDGIVFESTGTGDIEYSTLSYASTAVQCNSTSAILFGNTFHHNGYHFKGIGRGSLTTIWENDLSNADYYAIYLDNHSAWIDGNTIDLTNGAVYGLAIYNNYYNPGAIIIENNSFAGGTWTSGIRVISGTATIQDNDIYNTGTGLLSDRMSNPKLRLSSNDGKNVITDNSTGISVMENALIDMGSGYNTIADNSSRNLRNYNESNEINAVYNYWGADPPAGEQILWRHRLQSLARRR, from the coding sequence TTGGGACAAACAATTGAACAAGGGATTGGTTATGGGAGTGGTTCATTTATCTCTCCCGAAATTAAGAATAATATAAGTACCAATTTCCCCAACGAGGGATTTACTATCGGTGCTGTATCTGACGATGAGGGTGTGGATGGTTCTGAAGCAAATCTGGATATCGAACTCGTAGTGACCTATGAGTATGAAGGAGACCAGATCATTTCCCTTACTGCTAAGAACGATTTGGATGGGGAGGATGGTGCTCATATAGGGGTAGGATTCTATCCAAACGTCTCACCACAATCCAAACAAAGCCCATATGAATTCGATGCATATGTTACACAACGCATTCGATTAGAAGCGTATGATAACAATCCAGATGCTAGTGGCAAGCTCTGGTTCTTTAATGATACGGAGCACACGCAAGAAAAAAGCGAATGGAGAGATGAAAGTGGTGGTTCTGAATTTCTTTCTAGCTCTGCGTCATATACTACTGCTCCGCTGGCCACTGCCGATGACGGCGCTGTATATACCGCCTACCTGCGCACCACGGATTACACCACCAGCGGCACTATGACCGGAAATGAAACCTGGTGGACTCCGGTTACCGTGACTAATAATCTGACTATAGGCTCGGGCGTAACATTAACCGTAAAGGAAGGAACGACCGTCCAGGTGTCCAACGATAAAAAGATATCGGTCTACGGCACCCTGAATGCGGACGACGCCACCTTCACCGCCAGCACCAACGAATGGGACGGCATCGTGTTTGAGTCCACCGGCACCGGCGATATCGAATATTCGACCCTGAGCTATGCGAGCACAGCCGTTCAGTGTAATAGCACGTCGGCCATCCTCTTCGGCAACACCTTTCATCATAATGGGTACCATTTCAAGGGGATTGGACGAGGCTCGCTGACCACCATTTGGGAAAACGACTTGTCCAATGCAGATTATTATGCGATCTATTTAGATAATCATAGCGCCTGGATAGACGGTAACACTATCGATCTCACCAACGGCGCGGTGTATGGGCTTGCCATTTATAATAACTATTACAATCCGGGCGCGATTATTATCGAGAATAATAGTTTCGCCGGCGGCACCTGGACAAGTGGAATTCGGGTGATCAGCGGGACTGCCACCATTCAGGACAACGATATCTATAATACTGGTACGGGGCTTTTGTCCGACCGAATGTCCAATCCCAAGCTGCGGCTTAGCTCTAACGACGGCAAGAACGTGATCACTGATAACAGTACGGGAATTAGTGTTATGGAAAATGCCCTGATCGATATGGGCAGTGGTTACAATACCATTGCAGATAATTCGTCAAGGAATCTCCGCAATTACAATGAAAGCAATGAAATCAACGCAGTTTATAATTATTGGGGCGCGGATCCCCCCGCCGGCGAACAAATTCTATGGCGACATCGACTACAGTCCCTGGCTCGACGAAGATGA
- a CDS encoding cytoplasmic protein has product MLFETIQVETYSGYKADERPTSFILQGEAYTISEIEDRWYEGGRRAGRPTLRYFKVRTTSDHRFLLRYDPGRDVWGARIHGQQSSDNGRSSRREK; this is encoded by the coding sequence ATGTTGTTCGAAACTATCCAGGTCGAAACGTACAGCGGTTATAAAGCAGATGAGCGCCCCACTTCCTTTATTTTGCAGGGAGAAGCCTACACAATCAGCGAAATTGAGGATCGCTGGTATGAGGGGGGCAGGAGAGCAGGACGCCCGACTCTGCGATATTTTAAGGTGCGAACCACTTCCGATCACCGATTTTTACTCCGGTATGACCCCGGCCGGGACGTCTGGGGAGCCCGAATACACGGACAACAGTCCTCAGACAACGGCCGGAGCTCCCGGAGGGAGAAGTAA
- a CDS encoding DUF3037 domain-containing protein, translating into MPDKHPYNYAVIRVVPHVEREEFVNAGVILFCKAKRFLRAKICADYRRIKALAPSLDEKEVREQLELIPRICAGGDSAGSIGRESQSERFHWLTAPRSTIIQTSPVHAGLCSNPETELNDLFDQLVTVSPN; encoded by the coding sequence ATGCCCGATAAGCATCCGTACAATTATGCCGTCATCCGGGTAGTACCACATGTGGAACGGGAGGAGTTTGTCAATGCCGGGGTGATTCTGTTCTGCAAGGCGAAGCGCTTTCTCCGGGCAAAGATCTGTGCGGATTACCGGAGGATCAAAGCGTTAGCACCTTCTCTGGACGAAAAGGAAGTCCGGGAACAGCTAGAGCTCATTCCAAGGATTTGTGCCGGCGGAGACTCCGCGGGTTCTATTGGACGCGAAAGTCAGTCAGAGCGTTTCCACTGGCTGACAGCCCCACGGAGTACCATTATTCAGACTTCCCCGGTACATGCCGGACTCTGCTCCAATCCTGAGACAGAACTCAACGACCTGTTCGACCAATTGGTAACGGTGTCACCGAACTGA